A genomic window from Hyla sarda isolate aHylSar1 chromosome 10, aHylSar1.hap1, whole genome shotgun sequence includes:
- the C1QB gene encoding complement C1q subcomponent subunit B: MDPGGALIFFCIFLLSLPFCEAQSCQARMPGLHGIPGTPGANGKDGVDGEKGDQGPPGTIVGWNEEEQRGDPGQTGNPGKVGPKGPMGPPGQPGSRGLKGLKGESGDYKTDEHAAFSVKKTTSGSLRKDQPIRFEKEIINVNKQYEVRTGKFTCQYPGIYYFTYHVSSRGDLCLHIVKGRFNSEPKKIVLFCDQVYNIYQTTTGGVVLRVSKGESVWLAATEKNNLLATVGSDSIFSGFLLFPES, encoded by the exons ATGGACCCCGGAGGAGCTTTGATCTTCTTCTGTATTTTCCTATTATCACTCCCGTTTTGTGAAGCTCAGAGCTGCCAAGCTCGAATGCCAGGGCTTCACGGAATACCCGGAACTCCTGGTGCAAATGGAAAGGATGGAGTTGATGGAGAGAAGGGAGATCAGG GCCCTCCTGGAACCATTGTTGGCTGGAATGAAGAAGAACAAAGAGGAGAtcctggtcagactggaaatccaGGGAAAGTGGGGCCAAAAGGACCAATGGGTCCCCCAGGTCAACCTGGGTCCAGAGGTCTAAAAGGCTTGAAAGGAGAATCTGGAGATTACAAGACTGACGAGCATGCTGCTTTCTCAGTAAAGAAGACCACCTCAGGGAGCCTACGCAAGGATCAGCCCATTCGCTTTGAAAAAGAGATCATCAACGTGAACAAACAGTACGAAGTCCGCACTGGAAAGTTCACCTGTCAGTATCCAGGTATCTACTACTTCACGTATCACGTCTCATCCAGGGGAGACCTCTGCCTCCACATTGTCAAGGGGAGATTCAATAGTGAGCCAAAGAAGATCGTCCTGTTCTGTGACCAGGTCTACAACATCTACCAGACCACCACGGGTGGTGTCGTGCTGAGGGTCAGCAAGGGTGAGAGTGTCTGGCTAGCGGCCACTGAAAAGAATAATCTGCTGGCCACTGTGGGGAGTGATAGTATATTCTCTGGCTTCCTTCTCTTCCCAGAGTCTTAA